The nucleotide sequence tctcttctaggaCTTTCTTTAGCAATAAAATATGGTGTCACTGGTGGTGAGGAGGAATTAATACCACTCTGTATCATCAGGCTAGAatgagaagtaggcactggtgtagacTCTGCTCCAATCTGTAACTCTACGTGGGTGCTTGACTTTTTCTAATTCACATCACTAAGCTCATCTGGAAGCAAAGCACTAGATTTGGAGGGAGCCCGAGGCATGGCAGtctcatcaaacacaacatccctgctaattataacaTTTCTAttttctggacaccaaagcttataacctttaacatgtggcttataacccataaataagaatttaacaTATCTAGattccaactttccattatcaacatgagcataagcaggacatccaaatatcctcaaatcataATAACTAGAAGGAGcaccagaccatacctcttgtggagtctttttatcaatcacTACTGAGGGAGAATGGTTAATAAGAAAACAAGATGTGGAAGTAGCTTCAGCCAAAAAAAACTTGGGTAAACtagcattagagagcatacaatgcACCTTCTCCACTATAGTCCTATTCATTTTTTTAGCCACACCATTCTGCTGCGGAGTATGACGAACTatcaagtgcctcacaattccttctgacttacacagagcattaaattcattagaacaaaactctaaaccattatcagtccAAAGGAATTTTATCTGCTTCCCTGTTTACTTTTCAATCATAATCTTTCACTACTTGAAAGTAGGCAatacatcattcttttgcttcaggaAGAACTCCCAAACATTTCTAGAATAGTCAttaataatagtcaacaagtaatGTGCACCTcttctagaaggtactctagaaggacccAAAAGAGTAGAATGAATATAATCaagtgtgcctttagttgagtggatgcctttagtgaatttgACTCTTTTCTGCTTCCCAAAAATGTAGTACTCACAGAACttcaatttggtaatactctggcCATTGAGAAATCCTCTCCTGCTTAGGTCAGCCATCCTCTTTTCACTTATGTGCCCCAGGCACATATGCCAAATTTTAGCAATATCACTTTCTAATAGAGAGGAGGTAGAAATAGTTATATCACCTATAACAGTATAGCCTTGTAGGATATACAAATTAGCAGACTTTCTCTGTCCCTTCATCACAATAAGatcacctttagtaaccttcaggactctACCTTCACCAGTGTACCATAACCGTTCTAATCAaaggtactcaaggaaataagatttctcttcaggtctAGGACATACTGCACATCACCAAGTGttctcacaaccccatcaaatatCTTGATCCTGATTGTTCCAATACCAGTTATCTTATAAGGTATGTCATTTCCCATCAACAAAGCACCTTTAGAGACTATTTCGTATGTTGTAAACAAATTCCGATTATGAAACATATGAAACGTGCATGctaaatcaagaatccaatcctcataGGGTTTAGAGTTACCATCAGGaactaccaagagttctccatcactaccgcCATCTTCCACAAAATTGGCTTCACCggacttctctggttggtttcTCTTCGATTTTGGagctttctttttttctctattctaTAGCTTCTAATGCTTAGATTTgatattgtcacgacccgagctgggTCCCTAGCCGTAACGAATCTcccaaatcatgaaaacccaGGCGCTCTTCTAGATCTTGTAATCATTCATAATATTTCATACTTTCTCTGTCCCGTTATCATAATAAGAGCACCTTAAGTAACCTTCAGTACTCCACCTTCACTAATGTACATATATCcgttcgaatcaagggtactcaaggaaataagatttctcttcaagTCTAGGACATACCTTACATCACTAAGTGTCATCATCACCCCATCAAAGATCTTAATTCTAATTGTTCCAATACCAGATATCTTATAAAggtgttatttcccatcaacacagTACCTTTAGAGATTGTTTCATAGGTTGTAAACCAATCCCGATAATGACACATATGAAACGTGCAAGCTAAATCAAAAATTCAATCCTCATAGAGTTTGGAGTTACCATTagaaactaccaagagttctccatcactaccacCATCTTCAACAAAACTGCCTTCACCGGACTTCTCTAactggtttttcttcgattttggagcttctcttttctctctattctgtaaTTTCCAACACTCAAATTTGATATGGCCTTTCTTCTTGTAGTCATTACAGGTTTTGTTTCTGTTTTTGGATTTTTACCTATTCCTTTCATCACCCCCAAAATTCCTCCCATGAGTCCTTCATCGAACAATgagaccatctccttgagtctCCAACACATTTACAAgatgcttcatcttctccttagagaacaacgCATCATAGACTTCATATATCGTCAAGTAATCATGACTATATAAAATTGTATTCCTGAAGTTTATGTATGATGAAGCCAACTAACACAATAAAATCAATCCTAGATATTCCTTATCGTACTTAACCTCCAAGGTTTCTAAATCAGAGTTGATTTTCTTAAATAcagataggtgatcctccaaggaCATACCCTCAGACATGTGATAGGAAAAAAGTAGttgtttgagatgcaacttacttgttaggaTCTTCGTCATACACCGTgattccagtttcaaccacaacGCAGCGGCAGTGATCTCCTTAAAAACATCCTGTAGAATCTGATTGGGTAAatgaaggtggatctgagatagaTCCTTTTGATAATTACGTCATTTTTCCTCATCCGTCCATGATGAGGGAATtttatcaaaccctaatagagcaTCGTCTAAATCCATCTACGCGAGCATAGCCCGTATCTTAACCTGCCATAACAAAAGCTGGTGTTGCAATCCAACAACGGAATATCATATATCATGGTTGCTATCCCCGAGAAAACAATCGaacaggctctgataccagtttaCATGGAATAATAAAACCACaagtaaaaaaaaacaagtacaacacacagatttacatGAAACCTTGCGGGAAACACTACGGGCAGAGGtagaggaggtttcactataatagAGAGAGAGCACAATGTGAAGAAGGCTGAATtttctgaataatgaaaataacccactaaatcgcacttatataGTACATGCTTACAAATAGGTCTTAGGCCTAAAAACATAAAGGTACATACTAAGTGGGAAAAGCCCCTACACCCCATCAAGATCAGTGGTGGGCTCCGAGATCGGGCCTATTGGCtcgatccctatgctaccaccacaaacccattgaaaatcacaaacatgggtcacACCACAAAACTTTTAGGGCTGgaccaacaaaattcgggtcacaactctaacacatATATTGTTGGTGCATTATTTGGTTTGTGTGAACCAGGTCATTTCTAATGGTTTAAGAGCAGGACCAACAATTTTAAAAGggataatacataaacatgcccttttATAAAAggaataatacataaacatgtcctTGAACCAGCTTGCATCTACGCCCTCCAACTTTGGATGTGCACAAGTAGGAACTtaaatttttacaaagttgaACAAGTAAATACGCTTGTCCTAGTGGCATAATACACGTAGAACTCCACGTAAGATGTGTTATTGCCACGTAAGGTGCCACGTAGGACTCATGTCTCTATTTGTTCAAGTTTATACTAGTTTAAGTGCGTAATGGTGCACATCCAAAGTTGGAGGGTTTAGATACAAGCTGGCACCAAGTGAAAGGATacgtttatgtattatgccttttaaAACTATAATCTAACAACTGAGATATTTCAATGTAGCTCCCGGCCCCTGGAAAGAGGACTAGAAAAAGAATACACTAATAAATGTCAATGAGTTATTTCCATGAAGTATCTCCTTATTACTTGTATTCTTCCATCAGGTTGTCCATCTTTTCATGTTCctaatttcatttgatttttatgtattacCTCTTTAATATTTGGCATGGATCATACCTCTTTTCCTATCTGGTCCACCTAATGAAACATCTTGAACACATTAACTTGTGCAAGTCATGCTTTAAGACTAATTGCCATATGTAATCTGCAAAATCGAAGATTAGATATATCTCAATCATATTTTTCAATCCATCAAGTAACTTTTGATTTTAGGTTGATAGtcagattttgccacatctaaGATTAAACGTTTGACAGATCGGTCAAAAATGACAACATCCGTTAGCTAATGTACATAATTATAGTCTTAGATCTGAATTAATAAAGTTGAGGATCATTGATATGTTTTGATGAttcaacaaacatgttgaggaacCATTTATGTTGTCTAAAGGACCTGGTCCATTTCTAAGAGTCAACGTTCACTTTTAGGATTTAGCAATAAATTATTGCTAATAGGGcaagcatattttatttatttaacatcATCAAACCGCACTTAAACATGTTTAGTGGAAAAGCAGAAAGCAGATACAAGCAAATACTAGTACACACACATAGGCAATAATAGATAACATGTGTGGTGCATGCATGCAGTTAGGTGCTCCGCTCCTTCAAACTGCGCACTTCATGTCCAGCGTCAATTGTTTTTGGAACCCACACTATATCATTACTTGACGTGAAGAAGTGACAGAAAGGTGATGTTCCTGGTAATATACCAAGCACTTGGAAAGATACATGAGATGTACTCCATTCAGAGGTATCAAAGTGACATGCAGCCATGGTTTCCACTCTATCACCATTTGCTTCATTCCCTAACGAAACCTTGAACACCATTCTTTTATCGTCAATTATGTGATGACAGTAGAAAACGGTGTAAACACAATGCATCATATGACACGCCACCATCTTAGGAGCGGCAACTTCTTGAACATCCAGAATAGTATAGTTTTGGAGGGGAGTAGTTGAATGCCCCTCCAGGAAGTGAGTTGTGGTGGACAGAGCTTCGATTTGGGGTTTCTCTCCCATGAATCCTTGAACAAAATTGACCATTGCTTCTGCAGATGTGGCACAGTACTTTGTCTCTCCCTTCATTAGTGATTGTAATTCACATACTCTCAACACATCTTCCATGGCTTTTGCTCCCTATCTTTAGATCATCCATAAGGAAGAAAAGTGATTTTACAGAAGGATGTATATGGGATGATGAATGGATATGTTCATTCTCTTTTTTCACCTGTTCGTCTTTGCCCTGTTTTCTATAGGAAAAAAGTAATGGAACATTCGAACCTGAAATCTCTTGTTGATGTATGTCTTCTTTTTCTCCCTTTCTATACGTGATTAGTAAAGACAAATCATTCAAACCTGAAATCTCTGGTTGATATATGTCTTCTTCCGCTCCCTTTCTATACCGGTGCAATAAAGGAAAATTCAAACCTGAAATTTCTTGTTGATGTTTGTCTTCAGCTCCTTGTTTACATTTATATTCGGAACCATAAATTGCTTTTAATGCTTGTTGATGATTGTCTTGTGAAACAAAGAGagattcatcatttccttcaaccATTTTCCTAGCTTCTGTTCCACAAGCAACCTGCCATATTATATTATGAGGTGAGCAACATATACATTCATATAATTAGTAGTAACAGTATGAAATTACCAGGAAAATTAGAGAGAGAAGTACACAAAAACAAAGCTTAAGATCCATTGTTTTCCTTTTCGAGTTGTGAAGAAATTCGTAAGAAATATGAGAGagatatatagtagtaaaataaACTGACCAACACACACTGCAATAGTAACATCTAATTGAATGAGTTCGGTGTGTTGTAGCTTTCAATAATGCTCTCAATTATTTGTGCAGAGCACCCACCACTTTAATTTTGAATCGCCAAAAATATTTGCTTGAAGATACCAAATGGTCAAAACACATTTGAATTAGCACATTTTTGCGAATTTCCTATCTAAACTATCGGGTGTTTGAAAATTTATACTGAATTATCACAAGGGGCCGATCTATTAAGGACCGTGAGGGTGCCACGCCACCCGCAAACTTTGACGGaaattctatatatgtatgtgtatatatatcaaaAGTATTTATAATTAAACTAAACTCGCCACCCAAGATCAAAAGCTGTCCGCAGTGCCAGTGCCAAATCAAGCGCGAGTTCGAAACCCTCTGGCAGCTTAATTTTGAGAAGTTTCATTAATTCATTATGTTCCTT is from Capsicum annuum cultivar UCD-10X-F1 chromosome 5, UCD10Xv1.1, whole genome shotgun sequence and encodes:
- the LOC107872277 gene encoding BURP domain-containing protein 5; the protein is MEDVLRVCELQSLMKGETKYCATSAEAMVNFVQGFMGEKPQIEALSTTTHFLEGHSTTPLQNYTILDVQEVAAPKMVACHMMHCVYTVFYCHHIIDDKRMVFKVSLGNEANGDRVETMAACHFDTSEWSTSHVSFQVLGILPGTSPFCHFFTSSNDIVWVPKTIDAGHEVRSLKERST